The genomic interval CTACCCATCCACTCTGAAAATCGATCAGGCGACGCACAAACGGCGTTAGAAATGCGACCCACCAGGCAAACCCCAGATACAAGATGGGATACCGTTGATACAGAAAAATCCCGACAAAGAACGCACCCGCCGGATAAGCCAACCGTAGCAATCCCCCTGCATGTACCAGCAAACATAATGCCGAAAACATGACCAACCCAAGTATCGCTGTCCATGCCAGCGTTGGCTGCAAGCTGAGGTGAAAGCGGCTGGGAGAGGCGGTGTGCATGGGGAAAGGATAAAGGATAAAGGATAAAAGAAAGGATGAAGAATGAAAGCTTTAGTTAGAGGGTGCTTTAAAGCCCTATTGCTTGTAGCAAAACGTGAAAGATCCCCCTAAATCCCCCTTAAAAAGGGGGACTTTGAGCCAATTCCCTCCCTTTTTAAGCTACCGTGTACACACAAGTCGGAAATCTGTGAACACAAGTCCTGAAACCCTTGCTCTGCCTCAACTTTGGAAATTGGCTGAAATCTCAATAATCTCGGTTTATTGAGAACCGGCAACGAGAAATCAAGGTTGTGGAGGATCAGGTTTTCGGAAAACGAATCAGCGATCGACTTGTGTGTACACCGTAGCCCTTTTTAAGGGGGGTAGGGGGGATCACTGAGTGCTTGACATCACAGACCATACCTTTTCAAACATCCTCTTAGGTTCGCTTAGAAATCTGCGCCTAGCCCCCTTGATTCCCTTGACTCCCTTTACAAGGCTGACATCGGAAAATTGACATGTCTTTTTATCCTTTATCCTTCATCCTTTATCCTTTCCCGCATCTGCCAGTCGATTTCGTACAGTTTCACTTCCTTTAGAAAAATGTAGTAGCTCCACAGAACCGAGAGGGTAAAGCCCGCCATGCCCTGGCGATACATGCCGTACCAGAGATATTGCTGCACAAACTTGGCGGGAGGTTTGAGGAGAAGCCGGAACCAGTTGAAGCGATCGCCCCTCAGATGAGACTGTTGGGCATCCAGATCGGTGTATTTGTTGAACCGAATCACCAGATCACTGATATTACGAAATCCGTAATGCCAGATAATACCGGGAAGTCTAATGACGGGCGCATCTTTCACATCGGGTCCTTCATGTACCAGCACGTCCTTGATCCGAAATACAGTTTTGTTATACAGACGGGTATGGCTTTCGGGTCGGGTATCGAGCCACTTATCCCAAAAGTCTCCGATGCGGAGTGCCGAAAATGCGTTGGCTTCTAGATGGGGTTGGCACTTCCAGGCAAGCAGGGCAGTCGTTAGCTGCTGGTCTACCACTTCATCCGCATCAATGAAGAAAATCCAGTCATAAATCGCTTTTTCGGCTCCAAAGTTGCGTTGCTCGGAGTACCCACGCCAGGGATTGTGGTAAACCTGACAACCTAACTCCTGGGCAATGGTGACGGTAGCATCCTGACTGCCACCATCAATCACGACGATTTCATCGGCAAACGGCAAGCAGGAACGAATTGCATTTGTAATGCATTCTTCCTCATCTTGAGCAATGATGACAGTGGAGATTTGGCGGAGAGAAGAACCATAGCTCCGCTGTTCACCTTCCGCTAGCTGAATGGATGCGAGCATTAGAATGACTTCCTTAGATAACGCGCTTTTTCATACAAGGCAAGGGTGTCCTGGGCGATGCGAGACCAACTATAGCGTTGGGCAGTTGTGTAGGCGTTGCGGCGGAGTTGCTCCAGATAGGGACGATCGCCAATTAACCGCTCCACTGCCTGCACA from Kovacikia minuta CCNUW1 carries:
- a CDS encoding glycosyltransferase family 2 protein: MLASIQLAEGEQRSYGSSLRQISTVIIAQDEEECITNAIRSCLPFADEIVVIDGGSQDATVTIAQELGCQVYHNPWRGYSEQRNFGAEKAIYDWIFFIDADEVVDQQLTTALLAWKCQPHLEANAFSALRIGDFWDKWLDTRPESHTRLYNKTVFRIKDVLVHEGPDVKDAPVIRLPGIIWHYGFRNISDLVIRFNKYTDLDAQQSHLRGDRFNWFRLLLKPPAKFVQQYLWYGMYRQGMAGFTLSVLWSYYIFLKEVKLYEIDWQMRERIKDEG